AGGTAGTGGACTTTTCACATAATAAAACTTATCTCTATACTATTTTTTTAACACTTAAACGTTGAAGTTGACTCACTCTTCAATACGCATAGTGTTAGAAACAAACCTTTATATACAAAAATGAATTAGCATTTAAATTTAGGCTCGTGGCTTACAGTTGCTTGGGCGACTACATGCATCTTCTTGCATTTGGTGCATTTTACCAATTCATATCAACATCGCAAAcactcttcaaatatattttcacatgGAACTTAAGTGTCAATAATCAAAATCATAACCCGATATAAACATCATAGAGACTAGAATGAGAAAACACTTAAAAAttccattaaaaataaaaatgacaaatCACTTCTCCTATACCAATCCCCACCATTtgaaagcaagaaaaaaaaaattcccaaagaaagaaaaaacccACAAAAGTTACCTATATTAACATTCTAATGCCGGTTTGTTTATGAAGGGATTAGTgtcgccgccgccgccgccgccgccacaAGTCACCACATTATCATTAACGCCAAATCGTATCATATTTTCTAGTAATTTTCTTTTCGGCTTGGCTTCTTGCAACATTGATACCACATCCCTCATGGAGGGTCGATCAGCAGGGTTTCGACTAGTGCACAATATCGCCACTCTAAGCACCAACATCATCTCCTCCTTCACCGACGCACAAGACGCTCCTGCATTTTCATCAAGAATATCATTTATACCATTCTTGGCCTTGATTTTCGTTCGCACCCAATCTACAATGTTGTTGCCATCTCCAAACTCTGGATCGACTGATCTTTTCCCACTTAAGATCTCCATCAGCATCACCCCATAACTATATATGTCGCTCTTTTCATCAACTTGTAGTGTGTAAGCATACTCTATAGAAACAAATACATCAGAATCCATAATTTGACTGGATAATCAAGTCAACCCATACACAATGATCATAACCACGATGTAAATGTGTTAATTAATTAGATCAAATGGATTTGAAAATTcgttggaaaaattgagtgggcCCAACCCTTTGCATGGTGGTTCTTACAAGTTTGAATGaaatcataaaaaatttaaaaattaaaaaaaaatagaaaaaaaggaaagagaaaagtGAGACTTCTTCACGCGCACTGCAGATAGTGCGGAAAGCACCGGTAACAGTAGAAAAATCTCGGCGCCACTAATGGCGTGCGCACGGCACCAGCCGATCAATGTAGCATACTAGCATTGACCAACTACCGAGGTGTAACAGGCGTACGCTGCACACCCCCTGCTTACTATAGCATGCACCGGAACCTAAGAGAGAAGACATGATGGAGCCATGAACCAACAAAATGAACTGGATGGTCTTTCTATCATACGCCGGTTCTGTTGCTACATGCTGACGTCTGCGTTCTAGAACAACCCGATCCAAGAATCATATCCTTACCCATACCCGAATCTGAACCCACCCCAAGAACCAATTTGTCGGACAAAGATTATGGTATTCTACTTGTGCACACACAAATACAACTTAGTTGCATAtttcaagtgtttttttttttaaaaaaatttgagttcGATTTCGTCTTACAAGTATTCATCTTAAATTCGACTTATACTCAAATTTATTCTATGTCAAACAAATGGTTGGTTTACtagaattttttttccaaaaaaccAATTAATGTAGTAAGTATGCACCTGGCGCAATGTAGCCGTAGGAGCCGGCGATGACGGACATGGACTCGTCGGGGAGGACGAGCTTGGCGACTCCGAAGTCTGCCACCCTGGCCTCCATCTCGCCGTCCAAAAGAATATTACTGGGCTTGAGGTCGCGGTGCACGATCACCGGGTCACAGTCGTGGTGAAGATAGCAAATGCCCTGCGCCACCCCAAGCGCTATCTTATGCCTGGTCAGCCAATCGGTGACCGCCACGTCATTGTTTTTCCCATGCAACAACTCCTCGAGGCTGCCGTTGGGCATGTACTCGTAGAGCAGCATCGTCCCCTCCCTGTTGCTGCAGCACCCTAACAATCTCACTATGTTCCGGTGCCTCACGTTCCCCAGCACCTCCACCTCCGCCAGGACTCCTCGCCGCCGCCTTGTCGCCGCCTCCTTCTGCCTCCCCCACAGCTTCTTCACCGCTATGATCTCCCCGCCGGGCATCTCCGCCCTGTACACCATCCCCGTCGCCCCCGTCCCTATTATCTTCTCGCTCATCGCCACGCTCTCCATCACGTCCTCTGCCGTGAAGTTCAGCCGCTGAAACGCCGTCAGCTTCCATGGCCCCGCCTCCCTCTCTCCGGAGAGTCGCATCGCATTCTTCGCCCGGAAACACCGGCTGCCGGCGACTAGCACGAAAACGCCAATTCCAAACGCCGCCGCCATGATCCACACGATCGCGCCGGCGGTCTTTCTTGGCGGCCGTTGGTCGGAGGCTGCCTCCGCGCTGCCCTCCGATGGGCAGGGCTTGTGAAGGATTTCGCCGCAAAGGCCGTCATTGCCGGCGAACGAAGGCGCGTGGAGGTTTGGGAAGATCGTGCCGGTGGACGGGATTGGACCGGTGAGGAGGTTGAAGGAGACGTTGAAGCTTTCGAGAGTGCGGGAGTTGCTGAAGTTCGAGGGGATCATGCCGGTGAGGAAATTGTGGGAGATATCGACGTCGGTGATCGACGGGAGGGTGGAAATCTCCCAAGGGATTATCCCGGTGAGGGAATTCAGGCGAAGGTTGAGAGAGAGGAGCTTCTCGCAGTGGCTGATGTCCCAAGGGATGCTTCCGTTGAGTGAATTGCCCACCAATTCTATCTTGTATATGTTGTGGCAGCCGATGAAATCTGGAATTTTGCCGGTGAGTTTGCAGAAACTAGCGGAGAAAATTTGCAGACTCGGCGACCTCCATATGTTTTCCGGTAATTGGGTTTCGAAACCGTTTCCTGAAATATTCAGGAACTGTAATTTAGGTGCATTGGCAAGGTCCATTGGGATTTGACCTGAAAAATTGTTGTTGCTGATGTCCATGAAGGTGAGGTTCGGCAGAAGACTGAATCCATGAGGAATAGAGCCGTTAAACTTGTTATCTTGAGCTCGAAACCTGAGCAAGGAAGTACAGTTCAGGAGCGTCGGCGGGATCTCGTCAGTGAACATGTTTCCGAAGAGAATGGTCTTCTGGAGCTGATTTCCCGTGCAGAGACCCGGAGGGATCGGACCGGTGAGCGAATTTGAGGAGACGTCGAGTTTTATCAACTTTCCATTCGATCCGAGCTTTTGAGGGAGAATTCCGGTTAGCGAATTGTTCCAGAGGCAGAGGTTGTTGAGATTGGGAAGCTCGCCGACGCCGGCGGGTATCTCGCCGCTGAGTTTATTGTTCATCAAATTCAGCACCGTCATCTCCTTCATGTAAGATACTTCCTCCAAAATAGTCCCAGTAAGTAGATTATTGGACAAATCGAAAGATTTCATAGCCAAAAAATTTGCATAACTCTTGGGTATCTCGCCAGAAAACTGGTTCTTAAACAGGAACAATGTTTCGAGCTTCGTCAAATTGCCGAGTTCCGGCGCGAGAAAACCCGAAAGTTTGCAGTTCGAAATATCAAGGTAGTTGAGATTTGACAACAACCCAAATTCCGCCGGGACTTGGCCGGTGAACTGATTATAACCGATCTCCAAACGTTCGAGCTGCGTCAAGAAACCCAACTGAGTCGGAACGGGTCCTTCCAGTACGTTCCCAGCCAAGTCGAGAAACGTCAGTCTTTCAAATGTACCGTAATTTTCCGGCACCGCGCCGGAGAAGTAGCTGCCGCCGAGGTTGAGATGCTGGAGATGCCGGAGATCGGCGACATCGTCGGGAAGAGGTCCGGTGAAGCTGTTGCTGTAAGCGTCGAAGAATGTTAAGGATTTCAGCTTGGAAATCCCAGGCGGGAAAGTGGAATTGAAGTTGTTGTGGTTAATGTCGAGCGTCCTCAGTGAGGTCAGGTCGAAGATCGTCGACGGGAAGGGTCCATCGAAGGCATTCTTGCTGAGATTGAGGTGCTTCAGCTCGGACAGGTGCCGGACGGTATCCGGAATTCGGCCGGAGAGATTCTGACAGGAGAGGTCGAGGGAAATGACATGGCCTGTTTGGGGGTCGCATTCGATGCCGGACCAAGAGCACCATGAGGGGTCTTGGACGGAGAAGTTGGCAGGCAGCGACCAGTCGCGGAGGGCGGAGAGAGGATCGGCGAGGGAGGCTTTGAGGGAGAGGAGGGAGAGGTATTGCAGGGAGAGAGAAGCAGAGGAAAGCAGAGGAATTgaagagaagaagaaggggaatgcGAGGAGCAAtgggaaaggaaaagaaattctCATGGTTTGGGAATTGGGTGAGGGTTTTGGAATTGAAAGGTAAATTTAAGGGAAGAAGAGTTTTGATGGTGAGGATTGCTTTTTGGGAGTGCTGGGTGCAGAGGGTTTTTCATCATTATTGTTGCTTGAGTGGGTTTGTTTTGTGGGCATGAAGCATATATGAACtcttgaggagagagagagagagagagggttttagAGAAGGTTATGGGTAATGGGTATCTacaatttcttcttcttcatcttcatctactTGGGTAAGGGTAAGCACTGTGAGTATTTGGAAACGggtcttctctttctctctcctcttggtgttctttctttctctctcctcttggtgttctttctttctctctcctcttggtgttctttctttctttctctctcctcaccgTATGTGTGTAGGTGTGTAGCTTTGTCTGCAGCCCATGTATACTTTTGGATTTGTTTGGGGGATTGgatttctttttcccttttctttttctcctaCTTTTCATCATTCCATTGTTGCTTCCTTCAGCTTTGATGAACAAATTGATGAATATATGTATGTCACAGTGGGAATGTTTCACACAGGATCCGAGAAAGTAGTTTCAAGTTCCCACCAATTTCCCCTCCCCTGTTTTTTAAatctgttttcttttcttttttacaaGAGAATCAGGGGAGGAGCCATTTGCAAATTGCAAGTTCTAAGATTGTAATAATGCATCATACATTACTCTCCAACTTTCTTTTGGTATTACTATAAAAACTTTTAaaggaaaacccataaaaaaaaaaaagttaaatttagaaaaattcaaaatcaaaaacGGATCATCTATGTggttaatatttaaaataaattacagacttaattatatttttatttaaagggCAACTAAATTAGTAAAAATatagaattaaaaattaaaagtatTAATTATAGTAGGACAATAATTATTATAGCTATATTTTACTTATTATTATATTCCCAAAAACTCATGGTTATAGAacaatattattttacataaaaattttaaaaaattaaaatgatttttttaaaaaaaaaatttaaaaagttactatatatttgtattttaaacacattttaaaCATACAgggtcattttttttaaatataattaaaataatgtttaaaataaataatttaattcaaaaaaattaattataaatattaaaatatttgagTAACAAGTTGTAAATGTAAGACATTAATTGAAGGGGAGTCTATCCACTACATAGGCACGATTGATTGTtataatccacatactatctaagttatgtggttgcactctgtactATAAATAGTTACGGTACAATGTTCTGTAACCTGATCTGTAATGATCcatcagagtctgatactatataatacatttctatatacaatctatttgttttaccatgattctgtattaactgtattaaccataatgctgaaataaactgtatctgtatcaactgtatttctgaaataaactgcaaatttgtatgtcatgattttgtaaaactgtataatcatggtactataaaagcTGTAAAAACATTTTCCTGTCTGTAAACACTGTAAAAACATGATCCTGAAAATAAtgtaaaacatgcttctgtaAGTACTGTGTAGTCATAACTTTGTAATAACTTTATAAtctatatataacataatactgtAGTAACTAGataatcataattttgtaaaaaaaaaaaaaaactatataatgtccctatttcaatattctcatgccacacaagctaaaattcattaaacataatttataaaactGTCTAAAGTCCTGCTCTAAAAAATCCATGaatatatactatattttactggtaaaatttctatttaaactaacataacatatttcccttacctgattactgaaaagcccctaatatGACCGATCTTATACCCTCAGGGTTCCCTattaaacaccctgaaaataacatcctcaagaacaaaacttcaatatttcttcgagtactacaatTTCTACAACTGTAGAAAAGCCAAATTTCCAAATAAAacccttaccttgaatttggaacgGGATTCAAGTTAATcctaccaacgatccactctagtagaattgaagagaacttcttcaggagtgtcgtggtagttTCGGATCGTCAACTTGGTGAAAAATGGgtccagaatcttagagagaagagggGAACACCatagaggagagaaagagaggatttTGTTGAATAATTTTGCGTAAAAATCCgaatttagaactatttatactctgaacttcgtcgacgagaccacgaaggaagttcgtcaacgaatacttactcctcgttgacgaagttcagaaATTGATATATagtctctcgatatcttctcgtcgacaaaacacggcctcgtcgacgagcccctcatatgtgctcatcgacaaatcccctgtgtttgtcaacgagaccttgttatattatttctttaattcttcTTTTCTATCTTCCTTttgttattaaattatgataattattcgggtctctacattattggtgtgcgttGATTAATACTAATACAAATATGCTTGGttaagaagcatatattttgtatacatcttatattgtaattgattgtattccaggtgtgggcttgaagagggagacttgtcctGTGAAAAGTTATGGATTGGCTTTGACTCGATTAGGAcagttaggtgcaccattctagtaaggtattgtaaacggtgtcgctccacctattaagtgagtcgtagtggaaacCTCTTACTTGTAAGCTtcaggcggggacgtaggcagtattgatcgaaccccaataacatttcttgtgcttacttttaattttcgcaatttaaatttcagcacttgaatgtttgtgatttttttttctggtaaaagagggcggcacttccatttatttattaataaaccctcattttttgcggaggaatatcgtggttacaagttaaaaccaaccaaccaaattaggaaaaacaaaattaaacataactaacaaaggagataaaaacataaaaacaataaaaaacaaaacgaaatacaccaaacaaaactctagagatgaactaacgacgaacggaaacaagaccccacctatccatccgaaagaTACCTTTcggataacgtggtagaaggtgttgttctttgtagattacattgtttcctaTTTCTCATTCTTTAataagaaaatcagccgcactatttccttccctatattgatacatcaccatgacattcactccttcgaactctgccacgagctcctcccgAAATTTTCAAAGATACTATAAAGTATATTTATCTTttcgaaaccaatcaactacaatttgtGAGTAACTTTCAagaatcacattaacataatgcaaacatttacacaaacgaattccttccctgattgcttttaattctgcactattattcgtaccatggccaaaataacttgaaaaagccgcttttaccATGTCATGACAATCttgaataattcctccacctcttgaAGTACTCGGATTGCTCCtgcaactcccatcacaattaagttttatccaccctactagaggtttaacccatgaaataatttttccaagcctaTTGCAAACTCCCTAAtacttaatttgaaactcattcaaaatcttaatgtccgatttcttcaattttttaaaagaaatggtgctctcaACAATAAAACTAACCTAGAATCGAAcatttctccacatctgatctgtactttgataaactcctttcATTCTCGCTTTatatcttcgattccagaggcaccacgtaatcaaacatggaatcagcccgattaaaatacctttaatagatgattttttttgcatagtggaaccaatttgccattttatttttccaaggaagagatcgttggaaaagaatccccaatgccacactaaTCCAACGCCAAACCTCTGAAACTACCTCTCTTAAAGAAataatatgatcaatgttttcctgacttctctgaacgCTGCAATCACAAACCGaaaccatcgatattcctttgatctgaattctatcatctacagccaaacatctaaaccaggctctccataaacacattgatatTTTTATGGGCAATTAAGAATGCCAAAActagtcattccacaaaaaattatcacttctgctcctcactgcctcccaagccgttttgtagaaaaattaacatCTGGGGCAGGctttcaaacaaaaatatcctgcccacttttaccctcCGGTACTtgttgcaaaatttcccttgttttatcaaCACTAACCAA
The Malania oleifera isolate guangnan ecotype guangnan chromosome 13, ASM2987363v1, whole genome shotgun sequence DNA segment above includes these coding regions:
- the LOC131146588 gene encoding leucine-rich repeat receptor-like protein kinase TDR, whose product is MRISFPFPLLLAFPFFFSSIPLLSSASLSLQYLSLLSLKASLADPLSALRDWSLPANFSVQDPSWCSWSGIECDPQTGHVISLDLSCQNLSGRIPDTVRHLSELKHLNLSKNAFDGPFPSTIFDLTSLRTLDINHNNFNSTFPPGISKLKSLTFFDAYSNSFTGPLPDDVADLRHLQHLNLGGSYFSGAVPENYGTFERLTFLDLAGNVLEGPVPTQLGFLTQLERLEIGYNQFTGQVPAEFGLLSNLNYLDISNCKLSGFLAPELGNLTKLETLFLFKNQFSGEIPKSYANFLAMKSFDLSNNLLTGTILEEVSYMKEMTVLNLMNNKLSGEIPAGVGELPNLNNLCLWNNSLTGILPQKLGSNGKLIKLDVSSNSLTGPIPPGLCTGNQLQKTILFGNMFTDEIPPTLLNCTSLLRFRAQDNKFNGSIPHGFSLLPNLTFMDISNNNFSGQIPMDLANAPKLQFLNISGNGFETQLPENIWRSPSLQIFSASFCKLTGKIPDFIGCHNIYKIELVGNSLNGSIPWDISHCEKLLSLNLRLNSLTGIIPWEISTLPSITDVDISHNFLTGMIPSNFSNSRTLESFNVSFNLLTGPIPSTGTIFPNLHAPSFAGNDGLCGEILHKPCPSEGSAEAASDQRPPRKTAGAIVWIMAAAFGIGVFVLVAGSRCFRAKNAMRLSGEREAGPWKLTAFQRLNFTAEDVMESVAMSEKIIGTGATGMVYRAEMPGGEIIAVKKLWGRQKEAATRRRRGVLAEVEVLGNVRHRNIVRLLGCCSNREGTMLLYEYMPNGSLEELLHGKNNDVAVTDWLTRHKIALGVAQGICYLHHDCDPVIVHRDLKPSNILLDGEMEARVADFGVAKLVLPDESMSVIAGSYGYIAPEYAYTLQVDEKSDIYSYGVMLMEILSGKRSVDPEFGDGNNIVDWVRTKIKAKNGINDILDENAGASCASVKEEMMLVLRVAILCTSRNPADRPSMRDVVSMLQEAKPKRKLLENMIRFGVNDNVVTCGGGGGGGDTNPFINKPALEC